A segment of the Streptomyces sp. Tu 2975 genome:
GTTACCGAAAGGTCGGGCTGTGAGCTCGGAACCGTCGCCCGCCACCACCCTTCCTAGGAATGCGCTGCGCCCATGAGCACTCTTCGCATCGACAACACCTCGCGGTGGTTCGGCAACGTCGTCGCCGTCAACGACGTGACGATGACCATCGGCCCCGGCGTCACCGGCCTCCTCGGCCCCAACGGCGCGGGAAAGTCCACCCTCATCAACATGATGGGCGGCTTCCTCGCCCCCTCGAACGGCACCGTCACCCTCGACGGGGCACAGATCTGGCGCAACGAGTCCGTGTACCGGCAGATCGGCGTCGTCCCGGAGCGGGAGGCGATGTACGACTTCCTCACCGGCCGTGAGTTCGTGGTCGCCAACGCCGAGCTGCACGGCCTGGGCGCGAAGGAGGCCCAAAGGGCTCTCGCGACGGTCGAGATGGAGTACGCGCAGGACCGCAAGGTCTCCACGTACAGCAAGGGCATGCGCCAGCGGGTGAAGATGGCTTCCGCCCTGGTGCACGACCCGTCGGTGCTGCTGCTCGACGAACCGTTCAACGGCATGGACCCGCGCCAGCGGATGCAGCTGATGGATCTGCTGCGACGGATGGGCGCCGAGGGCCGCACGGTCCTGTTCTCCTCGCACATCCTGGAGGAGGTGGAGCAACTCGCCTCGCACATCGAGGTGATCGTCGCCGGACGCCACGCGGCCAGCGGTGACTTCCGCCGTATCCGCCGGCTGATGACCGACCGGCCGCACCGCTACCTGGTGCGCTCCAGCGACGACCGGGCGCTCGCCGCCGCCCTGATCGCCGACCCGTCGACCGCTGGGATCGAGGTCGACCTGGCCGAGGGCGCGCTGCGCATCCAGGCAGTCGACTTCGGCCGGTTCACCGAGCTCCTTCCGAAGGTCGCCCGCGAGCACTCCATCCGGCTGCTGACGGTCTCGCCCTCGGACGAGTCCCTCGAGTCGGTCTTCTCCTACCTCGTAGCGGCCTGAAAGGAGCTGTGACGGACATGTACAACCCCACAGTCGCCCGGCTCACCTACCGGGCCGTCCTCGGCAGGCGCCGAGCCGCGATCCTGTTCGTGCTCCCCGGACTGCTGCTGCTGATCGCGGCCGCCGTGCGGGGCTTCAACGGGGCGGACGACCAGGTCGCCGCCGATGTCCTCGGCGGGTTCGCCATCGCCACGATGGTTCCCCTGATCGGTGTCATCGCCGGCACAGGGTCGATCGGCCCCGAGATCGACGACGGCTCGATCGTCTATCTGCTCGCCAAGCCGGTGAAGCGGCCGACGATCATCTTCACCAAACTCATCGTCGCGATCGCCGTCACGATGGCCTTCTCCGCGGTACCCACGTTCATCGCGGGTTTCATCCTGAACGGCAACGGCCAGCAGGTGGCCATCGCCTACACCGTGGCGGCCCTGGTGGCGTCGATCGCCTACAGCGCGCTCTTCCTGCTGCTCGGCACGGTCAGCCGGCACGCGGTGGTCATCGGCCTCGTCTACGCCCTGGTGTGGGAGACCCTCTTCGGCAGCCTGGTGCCCGGCGCCCGCACGCTGAGCGTCCAGCAGTGGTCGCTGGCGCTCGCCGAGAAGATCGGCGGCGAAGGGCTGATCGGCTCCGACGTGGGCCTGCCCGCGGCGGTGGCGCTGCTGGCGGGGGTCACGGTGGCCGCGACCTGGTACGCGGGCCAGAAGCTGCGGGTGCTCAAGCTCGCCGGCGAGGAGTGACCCGCGATCGGTCCCGGCCTCGGCCCCTGCCCTTCCGGCAGGGGCCGAGGCATATCGCGTAACTGTACGGTTATCGGCTCGTTGTCCACCGTGCGTGGAGGCAACTGGAGTTCGTGACGTCGAGGGTTCGTGAAGTCGGGGATTGCCGGTGCCGGGGCGACGTTCTCGCCCGGGCCGGTCATTGAGTGGGATGCACCGTGAGCCGACCTCCGCTCCTGGGCCCGGGGAGAGGGCTGTCCCTGACGGTTTCACGAACGGAAGGCATTCCCATGCCGACGGAAAATGCCCTGCTCGAGTCGCGCGCGATACGCGTCGAGCACGCGGGGCGGGTCGAGGCGCTGGACAAGGTGAAGGCTCTTGCCCTGCTGCCCGACAGCATTCATGTGTCCACAGAGGGCGTCGCGCGCTACTTCGAAGTATCCACAGAGGTCATCAAAAAGGTGACGCAGCGGCATCGCGAGGAGCTCACCGGGAACGGGATGCAGGTGCTGAAGGGCTCTGACCTGGGCGAATATGAGAGGGACAGCTTGTCCCTCTCATACGAGGGCGAGGTGAGTTATCCACAGCGCCGCTCCAGCCTCACCCTCTTCACCCGCCGGACGGTGCTCAACATCGCGATG
Coding sequences within it:
- a CDS encoding ABC transporter ATP-binding protein — encoded protein: MSTLRIDNTSRWFGNVVAVNDVTMTIGPGVTGLLGPNGAGKSTLINMMGGFLAPSNGTVTLDGAQIWRNESVYRQIGVVPEREAMYDFLTGREFVVANAELHGLGAKEAQRALATVEMEYAQDRKVSTYSKGMRQRVKMASALVHDPSVLLLDEPFNGMDPRQRMQLMDLLRRMGAEGRTVLFSSHILEEVEQLASHIEVIVAGRHAASGDFRRIRRLMTDRPHRYLVRSSDDRALAAALIADPSTAGIEVDLAEGALRIQAVDFGRFTELLPKVAREHSIRLLTVSPSDESLESVFSYLVAA
- a CDS encoding ABC transporter permease, encoding MYNPTVARLTYRAVLGRRRAAILFVLPGLLLLIAAAVRGFNGADDQVAADVLGGFAIATMVPLIGVIAGTGSIGPEIDDGSIVYLLAKPVKRPTIIFTKLIVAIAVTMAFSAVPTFIAGFILNGNGQQVAIAYTVAALVASIAYSALFLLLGTVSRHAVVIGLVYALVWETLFGSLVPGARTLSVQQWSLALAEKIGGEGLIGSDVGLPAAVALLAGVTVAATWYAGQKLRVLKLAGEE